The window GATGGCCTCGAGGGGGGCGTAAAGGCGCTCGCGGTCGACCTGTGCGTCCGCGGCCTTCAGAGCCTTGCTGCGCTTCACTGCTGCTCCTGAATGGGGAATGGAGTCGTGGTATGGACGGGCCGCGCAGGCCCTACCACAAGGACGAGAAGGGTGATCAGCCCTCGACCGTGATGCCCATCGACCGGGCGGTGCCGGCGATGATCTTGGACGCGGCGTCCAGGTCGTTGGCGTTCAGGTCGGGGAGCTTGACCGTGGCGATCTCGCGGACCTGGGCGGCCGTGAGCTTGGCGACCTTGGTCTTGTGCGGCTCGGCCGAGCCCTTGTCCACGCCCGCGGCCTTCAGGATGAGGCGCGCGGCCGGCGGCGTCTTCGTGATGAAGGTGAAGGAACGGTCGTCGTAGACCGTGATCTCCACCGGCACGATCATGCCGCGCTGCGACTCGGTCGCGGCGTTGTAGGCCTTGCAGAACTCCATGATGTTGACGCCGTGCTGACCCAGCGCGGGGCCGACCGGCGGCGCCGGGTTGGCCGCACCGGCGTTGATCTGGAGCTTGATAAGCCCCGTGACCTTCTTCTTCTTGGGAGGCATTTCTCTCCGGGTCCTTCCGAGAGGTGATTGCTGGTGCGTGCGGAACCGGGGCGACACCCAGCCGCCAGCACACACATCGGACCAGGCTAACGCGGATGCGCCGCTGGACCAAAACGACTTCGGGGCGGAGCCGAAGCCCCGCCCCGAACCGGAGGACTCGTCCGAGTCCCCGCGGCCGTACTAGTTCTTCTGGATCTGGTCGAAGGAGAGCTCGACCGGGGTCTCCCGGCCGAAGATCTCGACCAGGCCCTTGACCTTCTTCGAGTCCGGGTTGATCTCGTTGATCGTCGCCTGGAGGGTGGCGAAGGGGCCGTCGGTGACGGTGACCGAGTCGCCGACCTCGAAGTCCAGGACCTGGATCTCGCTGGGCTTGACCGGCGACGGCTTGCCGGCGTCCTTGGCCGCCTGGCGCTCGACGTCGGGGGCGAGCATCTTGACGACCTCGTCCAGCGTCAGCGGGTACGGGTCGTAGGCGTTGCCGACGAAGCCGGTGACACCGGGGGTGTTGCGCACGACGCCCCAGGACTCCGGGGTGAGGTCCATGCGCACCAGCACGTAGCCGGGGAGCTTGTTCTGGCGGATGGTCTTGCGGTCGCCGTTCTTGATCTGGACGACCTCCTCCTGCGGCACCTCGGCCTGGAAGATGTACTCCTCGACGTTGAGGGAGACCGCGCGCTGCTCCAGGTTCTGCTTCACCCGGTTCTCGTAGCCGGCGTAGGTGTGGATCACGTACCACTCGCCGGGCATGAAGCGCAGGTCCTCGCGGAACTTGGCGACCGGGTCGACCTCGACAGCCTCCTCGGCGGCTTCCTCCTCGGCCTCCGCCTCGGCGCCGGCCTCGTCCACTGCCTCGTCCTCGTCCTGGTCCTCGGCGGCCTCGGCGTCGAGCTCCTCGGCGGACTCCGCGTGCAGCGCGGCCTCCTCGGCGGGCTCGCCGGCCTCGGCCTCGTCGTCCGCCGCGACCTCGTCCTCGTCGCTGTCCGCGGCGTCCACGATCTGCTCGGCGGCCTCGGCTTCGTCAGCCAGCTCGGCCGCGTCCAGCTCGGCGGCGACATCCGCCTCGCGGACGGTCTCGTCGGCGTCGTACAGGGGGGACTCAGACACGGTGGCTGCTTCTTTCCTGGAGATGGTGAAGGTGGCGCGCTCCGGGACCTTTCCGGCGCCGCTCTGCTTCACACGGGCGCCAGAAGATGACTCGGAGACTTCAACAGTACCGAGTCAACGGTAGCGGCCTCGTACGTCCGGCGCCGACAGCTCGACCCGGGCCGAAGAATCGGCCCGGGTCGGGAAGCTGTTTCGAAGGTGGGACCGCTCGGTCAGCCGAAGACCCAGAGGCTGAGCTTCGAGAAGCCGTAGTCGAGGCCGGCGACGAACGCCATCACGACCACGACGAACACGACCACCACGGTGGTGTAGTTGACCAGCTCGTTGCGGGAGGGCCAGACGACCTTGCGCAGCTCCGCGATGATCTGGCGGTAGAACAGCGCGAGCCGGGCGAAGGCGCCCTTCTTGGCACGCTTGCCGGACTTCTTGTCCGCGCGGCCTGCCCGCTTGCGGTCGCGGCGCGACTGCCCCTCGTCCCCGCCCTCGGCAGGCGTGGTCTCGTCAGCGCCGTCGGCACCCTCGGGGTTGCCGCTCTCAGGCGTTGCGGTGGAGCCCGTGGTCTCCGTCACTCGTCCTCACCTGAATCCGGGTCCTGCCGAGCATCACCTGCGTGCCCGAGAGGGCACGAGCGGCCGGCTAAAGCGGTGCTGTTCGGAGCCCTCTCCGCATCAAGCCCGCTCGCTCTGTGGAGCGAACGGGCTGAATACGGATCAAGCAGCAGGGCAAGAGGGACTTGAACCCCCAACCGCCGGTTTTGGAGACCGGTGCTCTACCAATTGAGCTATTGCCCTACGGTGCCTCTCGGCCCCTGTAGCGACCACCAACCTACCGCATCTCCCGCCGCTGCATGCACAGGCGGTGGAAGCGTGGCTTCTCGGTGGCCGTCGAGGAGTGAGTGTACGTGGTCGAGAGGCGTTTGGTCGAACCTCTTCTCTCACGTCCGACCACCGAACCGGCCGCCCAACGACCACGGACCGGCCCCGCTTCGGGCCACCATCCGGACGAGCCCGTACATATGGTGAAACCCCCATGCCCGGTCCGTCCCGGTTCTGCGACCATGCAGGCATGAGCGCTTCCACCCCGCAGCCCGACAGTTCCGTCCGCCCCGCCGACCGCCGGGTCTCCGCCCGGATCGGCGCGATCGCCGAGTCCGCGACCCTCGCCGTGGACGCCAAGGCCAAGGCCCTCAAGGCGGCCGGCCGGCCGGTCATCGGCTTCGGCGCCGGCGAGCCGGACTTCCCCACCCCGGACTACATCGTCGAAGCCGCCGTCGAGGCCTGCCGCGACCCGAAGAACCACCGCTACACCCCGGCCGGCGGCCTGCCGGAGCTGAAGGCCGCGATCGCCGCCAAGACGCTGCGCGACTCCGGCTACCAGGTGGACGCCTCCCAGGTGCTGGTGACCAACGGCGGCAAGCAGGCGATCTACGAGGCCTTCGCCGCGATCCTCGACCCGGGCGACGAGGTCATCGTCCCGGCCCCGTACTGGACCACCTACCCGGAGTCGGTGCAGCTGGCCGGCGGTGTGCCGGTGGAGGTCGTGGCCGACGAGACCACCGGCTACAAGGTCTCGGTAGAGCAGCTGGAGGCCGCCCGCACCGAGAACACCAAGGTGGTGCTCTTCGTCTCGCCGTCCAACCCGACCGGTGCGGTCTACACCGAGGCCGAGGCCCGGGCCATCGGCGAGTGGGCCCTGGAGCACGGCCTCTGGGTGCTGACCGACGAGATCTACGAGCACCTGGTCTACGGCGACGCGAAGTTCACCTCGCTGCCGGCCCTGCTGCCCGAGCTGGCGGACAAGACCATCGTGGTCAACGGCGTGGCCAAGACCTACGCCATGACCGGCTGGCGGGTGGGCTGGCTGATCGCCCCCAAGGACGTCGTCAAGGCCGCGACCAACCTGCAGTCGCACGCCACCTCGAACGTCTCCAACGTCGCGCAGCGCGCCGCGCTCGCCGCCGTCAGCGGTGACCTCGCCGCCGTGCACGAGATGCGCACCGCCTTCGACCGGCGCCGCAAGACCATCGTGAAGATGCTGAACGAGATCGAGGGCGTCCTCTGCCCCGAGCCCGAGGGCGCGTTCTACGTCTACCCGTCGGTCAAGGGCCTGCTGGGCAAGGAGATCCGCGGCACCCGTCCGCAGAGCTCCGCCGAGCTGGCCGCGCTGATCCTGGACGAGGTCGAGGTCGCGGTCGTCCCCGGCGAGGCCTTCGGCACCCCGGGCTACCTGCGGCTCTCCTACGCGCTCGGCGACGCCGACCTGGTCGAGGGCGTCGGCCGGATGCAGAAGCTGCTCGCCGAGGCCACCGCCTGACGGTCCCGACCGTCCCGCTCCACCGCGGACCGCCCCCTTTTCACCCCTTCGGGGGACGGGAAGGGGGCGGTTCCCGTATCGGGGCCCGATACGGCAGTATCGGCGAATGGAACGCCTGCTGAATCCGCGAGACGTCAGGGACCTCCCCAAGGCCCACCTGCACCTGCACTTCACCGGCTCGATGCGCCCCGCCACCCTGCTGGAGTTGGCCGACAAGCACGGCGTCCGGCTGCCGGAGGCGCTCAGCTCCGCCGAGCCGCCCAGGCTGCGGGCCACCGACGAACGCGGCTGGTTCCGCTTCCAGCGCCTCTACGACACCGCCCGCTCGGTGCTGCGCGACGAGTCCGACATCCGCCGCCTGGTGCTGGAGACCGCCGAGGACGAGCGGCGGGACGGCTCGCGCTGGCTGGAGATCCAGGTCGACCCGACCTCGTACGCGCCCCGGCTGGGCGGTCTGATCCCCGCCCTCGAACTGATCCTGGACGCGGTGGAGCAGGCCGCCGGGGCGACCGGCGTCGGGATCCGGGTGCTGGTCGCGGCCAACCGGATGAAGTCCCCGATGGACGCCCGGACGCTGGCCCGGCTGGCCGTCCGCTACACCGACCGGGGGGTGGTCGGCTTCGGCCTCTCCAACGACGAACGGCGCGGCCTTGCCCGGGACTTCGACCGGGCCTTCGACATCGCCCGCAAGGGCGGGCTGCTGGCCGCCCCGCACGGCGGCGAACTGGCCGGGCCCGAGTCGGTCCGGGACTGCCTGGACGACCTGGGCGCCGGCCGGATCGGCCACGGCGTCCGGGCTGCCGAGGACCCCCGGCTGATGCAGCGGCTGGCCGACCGGCAGGTCACCTGCGAGGTCTGCCCGTCCTCCAACGTCTCGCTGGGCGTCTACGAGCGGGCCGAGGACGTCCCGCTGCGGCGACTGTTCGACGCGGGCGTCCCGCTGGCGCTGGGCGCCGACGACCCGCTGCTGTTCGGCACCCGGCTGGCCGCCCAGTACGAGCTGGCCCGCGACGTGCTCGGCTTCTCCGACGCCGAACTCGCCGAGCTGGCCCGCCAGTCGGTGCGCGGCTCACGCGCGCCGGACAGCGTCCGCAAGGAGCTGCTGGCGGACATCGACGGCTGGCTCGGGGACGGCACCACCCCGGGGGTGGCGGCCGCCCGGGGCTTCCCGGCCGCCCAGCACCCGGGCCGCGCCGCCGGCTAGAGCTCGACGCCCACCATCACCGGCTCGTTGACCAGCTCCACGCCGAACGCGGACCGGACGCCGTCGCGGATCTCGCGGGCCAGCGCCAGCAGGTCCTCG of the Kitasatospora sp. NBC_01246 genome contains:
- the rplK gene encoding 50S ribosomal protein L11 is translated as MPPKKKKVTGLIKLQINAGAANPAPPVGPALGQHGVNIMEFCKAYNAATESQRGMIVPVEITVYDDRSFTFITKTPPAARLILKAAGVDKGSAEPHKTKVAKLTAAQVREIATVKLPDLNANDLDAASKIIAGTARSMGITVEG
- the nusG gene encoding transcription termination/antitermination protein NusG; its protein translation is MSESPLYDADETVREADVAAELDAAELADEAEAAEQIVDAADSDEDEVAADDEAEAGEPAEEAALHAESAEELDAEAAEDQDEDEAVDEAGAEAEAEEEAAEEAVEVDPVAKFREDLRFMPGEWYVIHTYAGYENRVKQNLEQRAVSLNVEEYIFQAEVPQEEVVQIKNGDRKTIRQNKLPGYVLVRMDLTPESWGVVRNTPGVTGFVGNAYDPYPLTLDEVVKMLAPDVERQAAKDAGKPSPVKPSEIQVLDFEVGDSVTVTDGPFATLQATINEINPDSKKVKGLVEIFGRETPVELSFDQIQKN
- the secE gene encoding preprotein translocase subunit SecE: MTETTGSTATPESGNPEGADGADETTPAEGGDEGQSRRDRKRAGRADKKSGKRAKKGAFARLALFYRQIIAELRKVVWPSRNELVNYTTVVVVFVVVVMAFVAGLDYGFSKLSLWVFG
- a CDS encoding pyridoxal phosphate-dependent aminotransferase; amino-acid sequence: MSASTPQPDSSVRPADRRVSARIGAIAESATLAVDAKAKALKAAGRPVIGFGAGEPDFPTPDYIVEAAVEACRDPKNHRYTPAGGLPELKAAIAAKTLRDSGYQVDASQVLVTNGGKQAIYEAFAAILDPGDEVIVPAPYWTTYPESVQLAGGVPVEVVADETTGYKVSVEQLEAARTENTKVVLFVSPSNPTGAVYTEAEARAIGEWALEHGLWVLTDEIYEHLVYGDAKFTSLPALLPELADKTIVVNGVAKTYAMTGWRVGWLIAPKDVVKAATNLQSHATSNVSNVAQRAALAAVSGDLAAVHEMRTAFDRRRKTIVKMLNEIEGVLCPEPEGAFYVYPSVKGLLGKEIRGTRPQSSAELAALILDEVEVAVVPGEAFGTPGYLRLSYALGDADLVEGVGRMQKLLAEATA
- a CDS encoding adenosine deaminase; the encoded protein is MERLLNPRDVRDLPKAHLHLHFTGSMRPATLLELADKHGVRLPEALSSAEPPRLRATDERGWFRFQRLYDTARSVLRDESDIRRLVLETAEDERRDGSRWLEIQVDPTSYAPRLGGLIPALELILDAVEQAAGATGVGIRVLVAANRMKSPMDARTLARLAVRYTDRGVVGFGLSNDERRGLARDFDRAFDIARKGGLLAAPHGGELAGPESVRDCLDDLGAGRIGHGVRAAEDPRLMQRLADRQVTCEVCPSSNVSLGVYERAEDVPLRRLFDAGVPLALGADDPLLFGTRLAAQYELARDVLGFSDAELAELARQSVRGSRAPDSVRKELLADIDGWLGDGTTPGVAAARGFPAAQHPGRAAG